A DNA window from Pedobacter africanus contains the following coding sequences:
- a CDS encoding helix-turn-helix transcriptional regulator, giving the protein MYSKIKLHLATISSEARSNSTLSNSSTMPLRMAEVQQYKMEDGYVLAQSASHFLAHLEMFEYEASKECRIGFSIIEPAFLFCANLQTNSCYLCYRPAGNYYKKMDTGKHQQFLLTLRPDWLFHQSNYQPELADLTAHYCKNGNQARTLPPCYIAGKLFNRLKRMGRRIDNLNTDAEGYIFINECIRQYCDGLSSGKVSDYRSEKIAALNNFITMNFATSVVNDLTEMASLFCVSERTLARLAKMAFGIPIHEQVISVRMKFAFNQLSTTNKPIFEIARLSGYTDPHYFSKAFKKYHGTSPKQIERPHKRSLTYSS; this is encoded by the coding sequence ATGTATTCAAAAATCAAACTTCATTTGGCTACCATATCATCCGAAGCCAGGTCTAACAGTACGCTCTCTAATTCCAGTACTATGCCTTTGCGTATGGCCGAGGTTCAACAATATAAAATGGAAGATGGGTATGTATTGGCACAATCGGCCAGTCATTTTCTGGCCCATTTGGAAATGTTTGAATATGAAGCCAGCAAAGAATGCAGGATAGGTTTCTCTATTATTGAACCGGCTTTTTTGTTCTGCGCAAACCTGCAGACCAATTCCTGCTATCTTTGTTACCGTCCAGCGGGCAACTACTATAAAAAAATGGATACAGGCAAACATCAGCAATTCCTGCTAACCCTAAGGCCCGATTGGTTGTTTCATCAAAGTAACTACCAGCCAGAACTGGCAGACCTTACTGCCCATTACTGTAAAAATGGTAACCAAGCCAGAACTCTGCCGCCTTGTTATATAGCCGGTAAACTATTTAACCGGTTAAAAAGGATGGGCAGGCGCATTGATAACTTAAATACGGATGCAGAAGGCTATATTTTTATTAATGAGTGCATCCGGCAATATTGTGATGGCCTTAGCAGTGGTAAGGTATCAGATTATCGGTCAGAGAAAATTGCGGCACTCAATAATTTTATAACGATGAATTTCGCTACCTCAGTGGTAAATGATTTAACTGAGATGGCAAGTTTATTCTGCGTATCCGAAAGAACCCTTGCGCGGCTTGCCAAAATGGCATTCGGGATACCCATCCACGAACAGGTTATTAGTGTTAGAATGAAATTTGCGTTCAACCAGCTTTCCACAACAAACAAGCCCATTTTTGAGATCGCCAGGTTAAGCGGTTACACCGATCCTCATTACTTTAGTAAGGCCTTTAAAAAGTATCATGGTACTTCTCCTAAACAAATAGAGCGGCCCCATAAACGTAGCCTTACTTATAGCTCATAA
- a CDS encoding Crp/Fnr family transcriptional regulator has translation MTKFENESNRERLEKIIRTDIAPKLISLGGEQPEGFTEKLVTEGKLKSFAKDQYLEESKDFEDGKLLYLVSGIARTVYFTPGTNKMVIPRIWKKGEVIFDAKSFKNETTRIESVQALEEGEAIIFTFKSLKLLMGDYSKKMAVFLLCLQEERESYALYYQDLLKLSVDDKVERYLRDNPGIEHRINKDIIALYLDISRSKFSSAYAKHKEKQLSLLQL, from the coding sequence ATGACAAAATTTGAAAATGAATCCAATAGAGAAAGATTAGAAAAAATCATCAGGACGGATATAGCCCCCAAGTTGATATCGCTTGGAGGCGAACAGCCTGAAGGTTTTACAGAAAAGCTGGTTACTGAAGGTAAGCTTAAATCTTTTGCCAAAGACCAATACCTGGAAGAAAGCAAGGATTTTGAAGATGGAAAGCTACTTTATCTGGTTAGTGGCATAGCCCGGACTGTTTATTTTACCCCTGGAACCAATAAAATGGTGATTCCAAGAATATGGAAAAAAGGTGAAGTGATATTTGACGCAAAGAGTTTTAAAAACGAAACAACACGTATAGAAAGCGTTCAGGCATTGGAAGAGGGCGAAGCGATAATCTTCACATTTAAAAGTTTAAAATTGCTGATGGGAGATTATTCAAAAAAAATGGCAGTTTTTCTACTTTGCCTTCAGGAAGAACGCGAAAGTTATGCCTTGTATTACCAGGATTTGCTAAAGCTTAGTGTTGATGATAAAGTTGAGCGATACCTTAGGGATAACCCCGGAATAGAACACAGGATTAATAAAGACATTATTGCTTTATACCTGGACATATCAAGAAGCAAATTTAGTAGTGCCTATGCAAAGCATAAAGAAAAACAATTGTCGTTGTTGCAACTGTAA
- a CDS encoding DUF6266 family protein: MAITESGPGGHHRGKLGNMVYYTLNGKRVVREIGRTLKPPTEKQLASRMITKMSSALLKHLLDFIQAGFSQQAIKTQNNAFNEAVKANKKNIIKGIYPYLEIAYDQLLLSVGTLKPAQYWHVEQVAHGLQYSWATDPQMAWPEATDQVMMLAYFPKQEKVHFTLFGKDRLAGSDLLEIPPSLQGEYMETYMSFIAADRKQVSNSTYTGSFNAETTEN; this comes from the coding sequence ATGGCAATAACAGAAAGCGGCCCGGGGGGCCATCATAGAGGTAAATTAGGGAACATGGTTTATTATACCCTGAATGGAAAAAGGGTTGTACGTGAAATTGGCCGTACCCTGAAACCACCAACCGAAAAGCAGCTTGCGTCCAGAATGATTACTAAAATGAGTAGCGCTTTGTTGAAGCATTTACTGGATTTTATCCAGGCAGGTTTTTCGCAACAGGCCATTAAAACCCAAAATAATGCTTTTAATGAAGCCGTTAAGGCCAATAAAAAGAACATCATCAAGGGCATTTATCCCTATCTGGAGATTGCATATGACCAACTTTTATTGAGCGTGGGTACTTTAAAGCCAGCCCAATACTGGCATGTAGAACAGGTAGCGCATGGGTTACAGTACAGCTGGGCTACCGACCCGCAAATGGCCTGGCCCGAGGCTACAGACCAGGTCATGATGCTGGCTTACTTCCCGAAACAGGAAAAAGTTCATTTTACATTGTTTGGCAAGGACAGGTTAGCCGGCAGCGACCTGCTGGAAATACCGCCAAGCCTGCAGGGAGAATACATGGAAACTTATATGTCATTTATTGCGGCCGACAGGAAACAGGTATCGAACAGCACCTATACCGGTAGTTTCAATGCTGAAACCACCGAAAATTAA
- a CDS encoding DUF6266 family protein: MGILQSGPLGPFRKKTGPLIGRKHRGINVITSLHHTSKKKPTLKQSDAQYKFGLLNNFLKIIKTSVNSGFASYAKGQSAVNAAFSYNFDHAFVLDEATGEYQINYPKMAYSRGRIVTPEAAEVSVSAGQLSFSWQPQNQSAYCQFTDMASFLVYNPVRKTRISFARAVNRYAQRYTIEMPQDYAGEIVHCYMSFSSADGKQQGDSVYLGEVMC; the protein is encoded by the coding sequence ATGGGAATTTTACAATCCGGGCCTTTGGGGCCTTTCAGAAAGAAAACAGGGCCTCTTATAGGCCGTAAGCACCGCGGTATCAATGTCATTACCTCATTGCACCATACCAGCAAAAAGAAGCCTACGCTAAAACAATCAGACGCTCAGTATAAATTTGGTTTGCTGAACAATTTCCTAAAAATAATCAAGACCTCAGTTAATTCGGGGTTTGCCTCGTATGCCAAAGGCCAGAGTGCGGTAAATGCCGCTTTTTCCTATAATTTTGACCATGCTTTTGTGCTTGACGAAGCAACGGGGGAATACCAGATCAATTATCCGAAAATGGCATACAGCAGGGGGCGCATAGTTACGCCCGAAGCTGCAGAGGTAAGCGTTTCTGCAGGGCAGCTTAGCTTTAGCTGGCAGCCTCAAAACCAGTCTGCATATTGCCAGTTTACCGATATGGCAAGCTTTTTGGTTTACAATCCGGTAAGAAAAACACGGATTTCGTTTGCGCGTGCGGTTAACCGGTATGCACAGCGTTATACCATTGAAATGCCCCAGGATTATGCCGGAGAGATAGTGCATTGCTACATGAGCTTTTCTTCGGCAGATGGAAAACAACAGGGCGATAGCGTATATCTTGGTGAGGTGATGTGTTAA
- a CDS encoding type II toxin-antitoxin system HigB family toxin: MVGYLIMSNIHGNSYRLIVDIEYRLKIVFIIWFGSHNQYDKINAKTISYVKTN, from the coding sequence ATGGTGGGCTATCTTATTATGTCTAATATCCATGGCAATAGTTACCGCTTAATCGTAGATATAGAATATCGATTAAAAATTGTTTTTATTATCTGGTTTGGATCGCATAATCAATATGATAAAATAAACGCTAAAACAATTAGTTATGTTAAAACCAATTAA
- a CDS encoding helix-turn-helix domain-containing protein, translating into MLKPIKTEKEYDDALAHVYELMQTDIVEGSAISDELEILSLLIKEYEQVHYPVSYPNPIEAIKFRMEQMNLSIAAKTYRKKW; encoded by the coding sequence ATGTTAAAACCAATTAAAACTGAGAAAGAATACGATGATGCTCTGGCTCATGTATATGAGTTGATGCAAACTGATATCGTAGAGGGCTCTGCAATTTCTGATGAATTAGAAATCTTAAGCCTATTAATCAAAGAATATGAACAGGTACATTATCCTGTTTCTTATCCAAATCCAATAGAAGCTATAAAGTTTCGAATGGAACAAATGAACTTATCAATTGCAGCTAAAACGTACCGAAAAAAATGGTGA
- a CDS encoding GNAT family N-acetyltransferase, giving the protein MEKHVSPNVIQKWLTAWSLSRELPLPTNFKSGYKVDVGYEQQKARYVFSELNDDFIQLSETINETWVFLKVCASPEEVKNKISAKWVIQPQGYLMSCVSPMNIQVNLPNGYEMEFDNYNSTTLVKIRTKNGELASAGRMVIVDDLAVYDRITTEENHKRNGLATFLIQELERIAISKNVYKNFLVATEQGKLLYQSLGWKVCGLYTSVVIPL; this is encoded by the coding sequence ATGGAAAAGCATGTTTCCCCAAATGTTATACAAAAGTGGCTTACCGCTTGGTCATTGTCAAGAGAATTGCCATTACCGACTAATTTTAAATCTGGTTATAAGGTTGATGTTGGCTATGAGCAGCAAAAAGCTCGTTATGTATTTTCTGAACTTAATGACGATTTTATCCAACTTTCGGAAACCATTAACGAAACCTGGGTTTTCCTAAAAGTTTGTGCTTCTCCTGAAGAGGTTAAAAATAAAATATCTGCAAAATGGGTAATTCAACCACAGGGATACCTAATGTCTTGTGTTTCTCCTATGAATATACAGGTTAATCTACCCAACGGCTATGAAATGGAATTTGACAATTATAATTCAACAACCCTTGTTAAAATCAGGACTAAAAACGGGGAGTTAGCTTCCGCAGGTCGTATGGTTATTGTAGATGATCTAGCTGTTTATGATAGGATAACAACAGAAGAAAATCATAAGCGAAACGGTCTTGCTACTTTTTTGATACAAGAGCTGGAACGAATTGCGATATCAAAAAATGTTTACAAAAATTTTTTGGTTGCAACAGAACAGGGAAAATTGCTGTATCAATCTTTGGGCTGGAAAGTTTGTGGCCTTTATACATCAGTCGTTATTCCTTTATAA
- a CDS encoding leucine-rich repeat domain-containing protein — MKNIHLYLSSVLLGILLSLNSNAQTVKIPDPNFKKKLVFLGIDLNGDGEIQVSEAQKVTKLNVDQANISSLIGIKSFTNLKELSFWNNQVSMLELEGMKNLEEIFGYNNQIQTVNLKGMVNLRTLYVHQNKISTLDLTGLLKLEDIKMHDNLLYKVSIPNLPKLVRIEFQKNNLNEFKVSGCPAVTLIRLSENQLSTLDFSQFKELEELSLRDNPLISLNIIGLRKLKSIDCSYTRLSNVNMSGTVSLDKMEW, encoded by the coding sequence ATGAAAAACATCCATCTATACCTGAGCTCAGTCCTTTTGGGAATCCTCCTCTCCCTCAACTCCAATGCCCAAACTGTCAAAATACCTGATCCGAATTTTAAAAAGAAACTGGTTTTTCTTGGAATAGACCTCAATGGAGATGGCGAGATCCAGGTGTCGGAAGCGCAGAAAGTAACGAAGTTAAATGTAGATCAGGCCAATATAAGCTCACTTATCGGTATTAAAAGCTTCACGAACTTAAAGGAACTCAGTTTTTGGAACAACCAGGTTAGTATGTTAGAGCTGGAAGGCATGAAAAACCTTGAAGAGATCTTTGGTTACAACAACCAGATTCAGACAGTTAACCTGAAGGGAATGGTAAACCTCAGAACTTTATATGTTCATCAAAATAAAATCAGCACTTTGGACCTGACGGGATTGCTCAAACTTGAGGACATAAAGATGCATGACAATTTACTTTATAAGGTAAGTATTCCCAACCTTCCAAAACTCGTACGGATTGAATTTCAGAAAAATAACTTAAACGAGTTTAAAGTATCCGGATGTCCTGCTGTTACACTGATCAGACTGAGCGAAAATCAATTGTCGACGCTGGACTTCAGTCAATTTAAAGAACTTGAGGAGTTATCTTTAAGAGATAATCCGCTTATCTCCCTTAATATCATCGGATTAAGAAAGCTAAAATCAATCGACTGCTCGTACACCCGCTTAAGTAATGTCAATATGAGCGGAACCGTAAGTCTGGATAAAATGGAATGGTGA
- a CDS encoding exo-alpha-sialidase, which yields MIAILNALDLENLNPGIREPPIAQKSYYLRYRVSDDEGKTWKFDQPIIQQGNFTAKNPFSGVFIGKNAIYIGDRGSRPLVTKNGKILVPAQTTILGADSELSNPGNGHTYTDAVVLIGSWVKDNSIAWEMSARITGDPERSTRGMIEPTLIALNNGHLVVVMRGSNEQKGSKNYTLPGYKWLSVSKDEGKHWSKPEPLRFENGREIYSPSSMSTLFKHSSGRCFWIGNMTTENNEGNLPRWPLVCIEMNTKNLRLKESTLLVLDTRQEEDKLKGRLDISHFSVIEDRKTKEMIITYPRSYNAYKLQEWITMHIKVD from the coding sequence ATGATCGCTATTTTAAATGCCCTGGACCTCGAAAATTTAAACCCAGGTATCCGGGAACCTCCTATAGCGCAAAAATCCTATTACCTGAGGTATCGGGTGTCGGACGATGAAGGGAAAACCTGGAAGTTTGATCAACCAATTATTCAACAGGGTAATTTTACGGCAAAAAATCCTTTTTCCGGCGTTTTTATCGGAAAGAACGCAATCTATATAGGGGATAGGGGATCAAGGCCCCTTGTTACCAAAAACGGAAAAATTCTTGTGCCTGCGCAAACTACGATCTTAGGAGCTGATTCAGAACTGTCTAATCCCGGTAATGGCCATACCTATACCGATGCAGTTGTACTGATTGGCAGCTGGGTAAAAGACAATAGCATTGCATGGGAAATGTCTGCGCGTATAACCGGCGATCCCGAACGGTCGACCAGGGGCATGATAGAACCAACGCTTATAGCACTCAACAACGGGCATTTGGTTGTGGTAATGCGGGGTAGTAATGAGCAAAAAGGGAGTAAAAATTATACATTGCCGGGCTATAAATGGTTGTCGGTTTCAAAAGATGAAGGTAAGCATTGGAGCAAGCCGGAACCATTGAGGTTTGAAAATGGAAGAGAAATTTATTCTCCCTCTTCTATGTCTACATTATTTAAACACTCCAGTGGCCGGTGCTTTTGGATAGGAAATATGACTACGGAAAATAACGAAGGAAATCTGCCCAGGTGGCCACTTGTCTGTATCGAAATGAATACAAAAAATCTTAGATTAAAAGAAAGTACTTTATTGGTGTTGGATACCCGGCAGGAAGAAGACAAGTTGAAAGGCAGGTTAGATATTTCGCATTTTTCAGTTATTGAAGACCGGAAAACCAAAGAGATGATCATCACCTACCCACGTTCCTATAATGCATATAAGCTTCAGGAATGGATCACCATGCATATTAAAGTTGATTAA
- a CDS encoding AraC family transcriptional regulator: MSIQSKSAIPAFSLSEAVKLANPDPVPGADYSVNSFSSAVELNGVPHRASYFGIALCLEGSAKLVADLEDYRLLPGSLIVMPPETIRTWKLVSADYKEETLFFTAAFFLETETALLAFKQFRFFQTEVPKVIRLGGEVRILIRNLLQDIKKATGGHTLRKDAIVRSYIHILLNQVADLYDEYCPDDKTELTAAAKIVSDFKKLLIEKQLQLRSVNGYADILNVSAKHLSQTLKDQTGKTAGDWIHEALILEAKVRLKQTALTVAQIAEALNFSDPSLFGKYFRRYAGCSPAFYRKNTVVMV; this comes from the coding sequence ATGTCTATACAATCAAAATCTGCTATTCCCGCATTTAGCTTGTCAGAAGCTGTAAAACTAGCTAATCCTGATCCGGTACCCGGTGCAGACTATAGTGTAAATTCATTTTCTTCTGCCGTTGAATTAAATGGTGTTCCGCATCGCGCATCGTATTTTGGGATTGCGCTATGCCTGGAGGGGAGCGCAAAACTGGTTGCCGACCTGGAAGATTACCGGCTTTTACCTGGTTCGCTTATTGTTATGCCGCCGGAAACAATCCGGACCTGGAAACTGGTTTCAGCTGATTATAAAGAAGAAACCTTATTTTTTACAGCAGCATTTTTTCTGGAAACGGAAACAGCACTTCTGGCATTTAAACAATTCAGGTTTTTCCAGACGGAGGTGCCTAAGGTTATCCGTCTGGGAGGGGAGGTCCGTATTTTAATCAGAAACTTATTACAGGACATTAAAAAAGCCACCGGCGGCCACACATTACGCAAGGATGCGATTGTAAGAAGTTATATCCATATCTTATTGAACCAGGTTGCAGATTTGTATGATGAATACTGTCCGGATGATAAGACGGAATTGACCGCAGCTGCAAAGATCGTATCCGATTTTAAAAAGCTGCTTATTGAAAAGCAGCTTCAGTTGCGTTCTGTGAATGGTTATGCAGATATTTTAAATGTGAGTGCGAAACACCTTAGCCAAACCCTGAAAGACCAAACCGGCAAGACTGCCGGAGACTGGATCCATGAGGCCCTGATCCTTGAAGCAAAGGTACGGTTAAAACAAACCGCGCTTACGGTTGCCCAGATTGCCGAAGCCCTTAATTTCAGTGATCCCTCTTTATTTGGTAAATATTTCAGGCGTTATGCGGGGTGCAGCCCTGCTTTTTACCGCAAAAATACCGTTGTGATGGTATAG
- a CDS encoding SDR family oxidoreductase, producing the protein MSRNDLKGKVVLIAGGAKNLGGLLSHTFASKGAKVAVHYNSNSTKADAEQTLAAITNGGGEAFLFQADLTKVANIAKLFEAAKEKFGGIDIAINTVGMVLKKPFLETTEAEYDTMFDINSKVAYFFIQEAGKHLNENGKINTIVTSLLAAYTGLYSTYAGAKAPVEHFTRMASKEFGNRGISVTAVAPGPMDTPFFYGQEAPEAVAYHKSASALGGLTDIKDIAPLVEFLVTDGWWITGQTIFANGGYTTR; encoded by the coding sequence ATGTCAAGAAATGATTTAAAAGGAAAAGTAGTCCTGATTGCAGGTGGTGCAAAAAATTTAGGCGGGTTATTGAGCCATACTTTTGCCTCAAAAGGCGCTAAAGTAGCTGTTCATTACAATAGCAATAGTACAAAGGCAGATGCAGAACAAACTTTGGCAGCTATTACCAATGGAGGTGGTGAAGCATTTTTGTTTCAAGCCGACTTAACTAAAGTAGCAAACATTGCAAAGCTTTTTGAAGCAGCAAAAGAAAAGTTTGGCGGTATCGACATTGCAATCAACACGGTAGGAATGGTATTGAAAAAACCTTTCCTGGAGACTACAGAAGCTGAATACGACACCATGTTCGACATCAATTCAAAGGTAGCCTATTTCTTTATTCAAGAGGCGGGAAAACATTTGAACGAGAATGGGAAAATCAATACTATCGTAACCTCTTTACTGGCAGCTTACACAGGCCTGTATTCTACTTATGCTGGTGCAAAAGCACCCGTGGAACATTTTACAAGAATGGCATCAAAAGAATTTGGCAACCGTGGCATTTCGGTTACAGCAGTTGCTCCAGGCCCTATGGATACTCCATTTTTTTATGGACAAGAAGCGCCTGAAGCAGTAGCCTATCACAAATCTGCATCTGCTTTGGGCGGATTGACCGACATTAAAGACATTGCACCATTGGTAGAATTTTTAGTAACCGATGGATGGTGGATTACCGGACAAACCATTTTTGCAAACGGCGGTTACACAACCAGGTAA
- a CDS encoding helix-turn-helix domain-containing protein encodes MEHNGNKRAEQITRQYFTFLDQHVEDVANGNAIDFLELNQIADALHISHSHLSDTIQKSTGHHPCHFYDLKIVEKAKLLLIETDLSIAFIAKKLTYDPSNFSKFFKKFTGQTAGEFRKQQKPNNFKSSEKFTTK; translated from the coding sequence ATGGAGCATAACGGAAACAAGCGTGCTGAGCAAATAACCAGACAATACTTTACTTTTTTAGACCAACATGTGGAAGATGTGGCCAACGGCAATGCCATCGACTTTTTGGAGTTGAATCAAATTGCAGATGCGCTGCACATATCTCACTCCCATCTTTCCGACACTATACAAAAATCAACGGGGCATCATCCATGTCATTTTTATGACCTTAAAATTGTGGAAAAAGCGAAACTACTCTTAATAGAAACTGATTTATCCATTGCTTTCATTGCTAAAAAACTAACATACGACCCATCCAATTTTTCTAAATTCTTTAAAAAATTCACCGGACAAACCGCAGGCGAATTTAGAAAACAACAAAAACCAAATAATTTCAAAAGTTCCGAAAAGTTCACCACGAAATAA
- a CDS encoding ArsR/SmtB family transcription factor codes for MNLRRDVFQAIADPTRRAILMLVASQAMTAGAIAANFDTARPTVSKHLQILTECELLEQQQNGRENYYYINAKKMKEVADFIEPFRQMWDERFNKLEAIMKSYKGK; via the coding sequence ATGAATTTAAGACGCGATGTATTTCAGGCCATAGCCGATCCGACAAGAAGGGCAATACTCATGCTGGTTGCTTCTCAGGCAATGACCGCCGGGGCAATTGCGGCCAATTTTGATACGGCAAGGCCAACAGTTTCGAAGCACCTGCAGATTCTTACGGAGTGCGAGTTGCTGGAGCAGCAACAAAATGGCAGAGAAAATTATTATTACATCAACGCAAAAAAAATGAAAGAAGTAGCCGATTTTATTGAACCATTCCGCCAGATGTGGGATGAGCGGTTTAACAAACTGGAAGCGATTATGAAAAGCTATAAAGGTAAATGA
- a CDS encoding SRPBCC domain-containing protein — MKTKIDAGEGKQELVITREFNLPLELLFKAHEEPEIVEQWMGTKVLKLENKKHGGYQFETTDPRGNKHGFNGVIHEFSPNQRIIRTFEMENTPFAVWLEFLEFEKLTEDTSKLKMHVIYKSVELRDQLLQMPFTQGINMAHNKLEEILSKLK, encoded by the coding sequence ATGAAAACTAAAATTGATGCCGGTGAGGGCAAACAGGAACTGGTAATTACAAGGGAGTTTAACCTGCCGCTGGAATTGCTGTTTAAAGCCCATGAAGAGCCTGAAATTGTAGAACAATGGATGGGCACAAAAGTACTGAAGCTGGAAAATAAAAAACATGGCGGCTACCAGTTTGAAACCACTGATCCAAGGGGCAACAAACATGGGTTCAATGGGGTGATCCATGAGTTCAGTCCAAATCAGCGCATCATACGTACGTTTGAAATGGAAAATACCCCTTTTGCAGTCTGGCTTGAATTTCTGGAATTTGAAAAACTGACCGAAGATACCAGTAAGCTAAAGATGCATGTGATCTATAAATCGGTTGAGCTCAGGGACCAGCTGCTGCAGATGCCATTTACCCAGGGAATTAATATGGCCCACAATAAGCTGGAAGAGATCTTAAGTAAATTAAAATAA
- a CDS encoding DoxX family protein, with translation MTKKNKIIYWIATLWLALGMLSTGIVQLLKLKQEADMMTKLGYPLYLLTLLGVWKILGVIAILVPKFGLVKEWAYAGFFFAMSGAVFSHFALGDAAKDFFGPVLLLVLTFVSWYFRPADRKVSPANNL, from the coding sequence ATGACAAAAAAAAACAAAATCATCTATTGGATTGCTACCCTCTGGTTGGCTTTGGGCATGCTTTCGACCGGAATAGTGCAATTGCTGAAATTAAAACAGGAAGCGGATATGATGACAAAACTGGGCTATCCGTTATATCTGCTTACCCTACTCGGCGTTTGGAAAATCTTAGGTGTAATTGCGATACTCGTTCCTAAATTTGGCCTGGTCAAAGAATGGGCCTATGCAGGCTTTTTCTTTGCCATGTCGGGTGCTGTATTTTCTCATTTTGCCCTTGGCGATGCAGCCAAAGATTTTTTCGGTCCGGTATTATTATTGGTGCTGACCTTTGTATCTTGGTATTTCAGACCGGCTGACAGGAAAGTAAGTCCGGCTAACAACCTTTAA
- a CDS encoding DUF4256 domain-containing protein: MNRNKKELLPEQREELIRTLKERFEKNMNRHKDMEWTKVQAKLDANPEKLWSLDDMEITGGEPDVVGYDQNTGEYIFYDCSAESPKGRRSLCYDRAAWESRKEHKPENNAMEAAAAMGIEILDEEQYRELQQFGKFDTKTSSWVKTPADVRNHGGAIFGDYRYGRIFIYHNGAESYYAARGFRGWLRV; the protein is encoded by the coding sequence ATGAACCGCAATAAAAAAGAACTGCTGCCCGAGCAGCGCGAAGAATTGATCAGAACCTTAAAAGAACGTTTTGAGAAAAATATGAACCGTCATAAAGATATGGAGTGGACAAAAGTACAGGCTAAACTGGATGCCAACCCAGAAAAACTATGGTCGCTCGACGATATGGAAATCACAGGCGGCGAACCGGATGTGGTGGGTTACGATCAAAATACAGGGGAGTATATATTTTACGATTGCTCGGCAGAGAGCCCTAAAGGCCGCAGGAGCCTTTGTTACGACAGGGCCGCATGGGAGTCCAGAAAAGAGCATAAGCCCGAAAACAATGCCATGGAGGCCGCGGCAGCAATGGGAATTGAAATTTTAGATGAAGAACAATACCGGGAATTGCAGCAGTTTGGAAAATTCGATACCAAAACCTCAAGCTGGGTAAAAACACCGGCAGATGTCAGAAACCATGGCGGAGCCATTTTTGGGGATTACCGTTATGGCCGGATTTTCATTTACCACAACGGAGCGGAATCCTATTATGCAGCCAGAGGGTTCAGAGGCTGGCTAAGGGTTTAA